In Silene latifolia isolate original U9 population chromosome 3, ASM4854445v1, whole genome shotgun sequence, a single window of DNA contains:
- the LOC141645891 gene encoding SEED MATURATION PROTEIN 1, whose protein sequence is MAKSKDDIKYATARTRLTEDDAVRVAYKAGTPLEGGKIADSDPVDFFSSAHNIEQAQRSGAADLESAQPQMNRDDNEAEQGGAGTGSDNVSSRRLPKKNVIPGPAAPAP, encoded by the exons ATGGCGAAGAGCAAAGACGACATCAAATACGCAACAGCGAGAACCAGACTAACTGAAGACGACGCAGTACGAGTTGCGTACAAGGCCGGTACCCCGCTTGAAGGAG GCAAGATAGCCGACTCTGACCCGGTAGACTTCTTCTCCAGTGCCCACAACATTGAACAGGCTCAACGTAGCGGTGCTGCTGATCTTGAGTCGGCTCAGCCTCAGATGAATCGAGACGATAATGAAGCAGAACAAGGTGGTGCTGGAACTGGTTCTGATAATGTCAGCTCCAGGCGTTTGCCTAAGAAAAATGTTATTCCTGGCCCTGCTGCCCCTGCACCCTAG